The Etheostoma spectabile isolate EspeVRDwgs_2016 chromosome 24, UIUC_Espe_1.0, whole genome shotgun sequence genome contains a region encoding:
- the adamts1 gene encoding A disintegrin and metalloproteinase with thrombospondin motifs 1: MMWGLHVSIGLIAALCVGAAPSAWEKGTVVPVRLDPAARSESKTEPWRTLSAEEKEKEAEMREYRLDVFGKELLLQLEPDQTFLAPGFVFHIVGSPESELTQEPKSGAEPGCFFSGKVNGEEHSAAALNLCHGLRGGFYFQGEEYFIQPLNSSDFMGTEEDVHMIRRRGRAALAEEGSAKCGVNEDEDRVPKNLEKEAKHGAANADQTAHHRTRRFISTPRYLEIMLVADQSMAEFHGAGLKPYLLTIMAVASRLYRHPSIHNSITLAVVKLLVVYEEERGPQVSSNAAMTLRNFCQWQRQHNPPSDRHPEHYDTAVLFTRTDLCGAHSCDTLGMADVGTVCDPDRSCSIIEDDGLQAAFTVAHELGHVFNMPHDDAQLCSGVNGAHWGSHMMASTLSNLDQQQPWSPCSALMVTSFLDNGHGQCLLDKPVKPQPLPQPLPGTVYDADHQCRLTFGEDSQHCPDLSTTCAALWCTVTTSNGLLVCQTKNFPWADGTACGHDSYCVAGHCVSKDKANLQTPVNGGWGVWGPWGDCSRTCGGGVQYSFRSCDNPLPKNGGKYCEGKRIQYRSCNTDTCPDTNGLSFREEQCLAHNDMSAQVSLGSGEGVEWVPKYAGVSPKDRCKLVCRAKGTGYFFVLKPKVADGTPCSPDSTSVCVQGQCVKAGCDRVIGSNIRFDKCGVCGGDGSTCKKVSGSLERARPGYQDVVTIPAGATHLDVKQRAPGNGRHDNSYLAVRRQDGSYLLNGEYKLMTMETDITLQGALLRYSGSSASLERLRSFAPLPEPLTIQVLSVGEAPRPRVKYSYFAPRPTNAASVSNISGGRRQSINAIREVGGAEWTLREWGPCSKTCGAGMQQREVVCLDPHGRPSRDCPEELRPLASRSCATQSCPSWLLGEWSVCSKTCGRGFRKRPLRCIGHDGRTLTHDSCDPKNRPRPLLELCNQIAC, translated from the exons ATGATGTGGGGTTTACACGTTTCCATCGGTTTAATCGCCGCTCTGTGCGTCGGCGCGGCGCCCAGCGCTTGGGAGAAGGGCACCGTGGTTCCGGTCAGACTAGACCCGGCGGCCCGGTCGGAGAGCAAAACCGAACCGTGGCGGACTCTCTCcgcagaggagaaagaaaaggaggcgGAGATGAGGGAGTACCGGTTGGACGTATTTGGCAAAGAGCTGTTATTGCAGCTAGAGCCTGACCAGACCTTTTTGGCGCCGGGTTTTGTCTTCCACATTGTGGGGAGTCCTGAGTCCGAACTGACACAGGAACCCAAGAGCGGAGCCGAACCGGGTTGTTTCTTCTCTGGCAAGGTGAACGGAGAGGAACACTCTGCCGCTGCGCTCAACCTGTGCCACGGACTCAGGGGAGGATTCTACTTTCAGGGGGAAGAATATTTTATTCAGCCCCTTAACTCGAGTGACTTCATGGGCACCGAGGAGGATGTCCACATGATCCGCAGGAGAGGTCGAGCAGCTCTGGCTGAGGAGGGGAGTGCCAAGTGCGGGGTCAACGAGGACGAGGATAGGGTGCCAAAGAATCTGGAGAAAGAAGCCAAGCACGGAGCCGCTAACGCAGACCAGACAG CCCACCACAGAACCAGGCGTTTTATTTCCACCCCTCGCTACCTGGAGATCATGCTTGTGGCCGACCAGTCCATGGCTGAGTTCCACGGCGCCGGGCTAAAGCCCTACCTACTGACCATCATGGCAGTGGCATCCCGCCTTTATCGCCACCCCAGCATCCACAACTCCATCACTCTGGCAGTGGTGAAGCTGCTGGTTGTATATGAGGAGGAAAGAGGCCCCCAGGTGTCCTCTAACGCCGCAATGACTCTGCGCAACTTTTGCCAGTGGCAGAGGCAGCATAACCCACCAAGTGACCGCCACCCCGAGCATTATGACACTGCAGTGCTATTTACCAGGACG GACCTGTGTGGTGCCCACTCTTGTGACACTCTGGGCATGGCAGATGTTGGCACCGTGTGTGACCCAGACAGAAGCTGCTCAATTATTGAAGATGATGGGCTGCAagcagcatttactgtggcacaTGAGCTGG GCCACGTCTTCAACATGCCTCATGATGATGCCCAGCTGTGCTCCGGGGTCAACGGTGCCCACTGGGGCTCCCACATGATGGCCTCCACCCTGTCCAACCTGGACCAGCAGCAGCCATGGTCCCCCTGCTCCGCCCTCATGGTCACATCCTTCCTGGACAACGGCCATGGTCAGTGTCTGCTGGATAAACCGGTCAAACCTCAGCCGCTCCCTCAGCCCCTGCCCGGGACGGTCTATGATGCCGACCATCAGTGTCGGCTTACCTTTGGCGAAGACTCCCAACACTGCCCTGATCTGAGTACCACGTGCGCTGCTCTGTGGTGCACTGTGACCACATCCAATGGTTTGCTGGTGTGCCAGACTAAGAACTTCCCCTGGGCTGATGGAACGGCATGCGGGCATGACAGCTACTGCGTGGCCGGACATTGTGTCTCTAAGGACAAAGCCAATCTCCAG ACTCCTGTCAATGGTGGCTGGGGAGTGTGGGGTCCCTGGGGCGACTGCTCTCGGACCTGTGGTGGAGGGGTGCAGTATTCCTTTCGTTCCTGTGACAACCCTTTGCCCAAGAACGGGGGCAAGTACTGTGAGGGCAAGAGGATCCAATACCGCTCCTGTAACACGGACACCTGCCCTGATACAAACG gcCTGTCATTCCGCGAGGAACAGTGCCTGGCCCACAACGACATGTCAGCCCAAGTGTCTCTGGGTTCAGGCGAGGGTGTCGAGTGGGTGCCCAAGTATGCTGGAGTTTCACCCAAAGACCGTTGCAAGCTGGTGTGCCGGGCCAAGGGGACTGGATACTTCTTTGTCCTGAAACCTAAG GTGGCTGATGGCACACCCTGCAGCCCCGACTCCACCTCAGTTTGTGTTCAAGGCCAGTGTGTCAAGGCTGGATGTGATCGCGTCATCGGCTCTAACATACGCTTTGATAAgtgcggtgtgtgtggtggagacGGCTCTACCTGCAAGAAAGTGTCAGGCTCTCTGGAGCGTGCCAG gCCTGGTTACCAGGATGTTGTAACCATCCCTGCTGGTGCCACCCACCTTGATGTCAAGCAGCGTGCCCCAGGCAATGGTCGTCATGACAACAGCTACCTGGCAGTGCGTCGCCAGGATGGAAGCTATCTGTTAAATGGCGAATACAAGCTGATGACCATGGAGACCGACATCACCTTGCAAGGGGCACTTTTGCGATACAGTGGCTCCTCCGCCAGCCTGGAGCGCCTCCGGAGCTTCGCCCCACTCCCCGAGCCCCTCACCATCCAGGTGCTGTCTGTGGGGGAAGCCCCAAGGCCTCGGGTTAAGTACAGCTACTTTGCCCCGAGACCTACCAATGCTGCTTCAGTCTCTAACATCAGTGGAGGCCGCCGCCAGTCCATCAATGCCATCAGAGAGGTGGGTGGAGCCGAGTGGACCCTGAGGGAGTGGGGTCCGTGCTCCAAGACCTGTGGAGCGGGTATGCAGCAGAGAGAGGTGGTATGTCTAGATCCCCATGGTCGTCCCTCTAGAGATTGCCCGGAGGAGCTGCGCCCCTTGGCCTCACGCTCGTGCGCCACCCAGTCCTGTCCCTCCTGGCTTCTCGGAGAGTGGTCGGTATGCTCAAAGACCTGCGGCCGAGGCTTCCGCAAACGCCCACTGCGCTGCATCGGCCACGATGGGCGCACGCTAACCCATGACAGCTGTGACCCCAAAAACCGTCCACGACCCCTGCTGGAACTGTGTAATCAGATTGCCTGTTAA
- the cyyr1 gene encoding cysteine and tyrosine-rich protein 1, protein METPWRRRRRTQALTWKLLRNSLLLCLFTGGSKAQCEGCMEYCCDGSPPFCCSYYAYVGDVLSGTAISGIVFGVVFLMGAVAALFLCVCMCMKNGRGSRVGVFSTSYINTVTQGYPGPPPPYNYDYEMYPPSLHPPPYTPTQPRPANYSPPPPYPGCTRK, encoded by the exons ATGGAAACcccctggaggaggaggaggaggacgcaGGCGCTCACATGGAAGTTGCTGAGGAACTCTCTGCTGCTTTGTTTATTCACCG gcggCAGTAAAGCCCAGTGTGAAGGCTGTATGGAGTACTGCTGCGATGGATCGCCACCTTTCTGCTGCTCCTACTACGCCTACGTGGGGGACGTCCTCTC gggCACTGCCATATCTGGTATCGTTTTTGGTGTGGTGTTTCTGATGGGGGCGGTGGCCGCCCTGTTcctgtgcgtgtgtatgtgcatgaaGAACGGGCGGGGCTCGCGGGTCGGGGTGTTCAGCACCTCCTACATCAACACTGTGACACAGGGCTACCCAG GTCCTCCACCTCCATACAACTATGACTACGAAATGTACCCTCCCTCGCTACACCCCCCGCCTTACACCCCAACTCAGCCTCGACCGGCCAACTACTCCCCACCTCCTCCGTACCCTGGCTGCACCCGCAAGTGA